From one Amphiura filiformis chromosome 13, Afil_fr2py, whole genome shotgun sequence genomic stretch:
- the LOC140167972 gene encoding uncharacterized protein isoform X2, with protein sequence MIQRRTEMMIKPFTCSYCGIYFHSFDGLKSHVGRHRMKYDRLNVRRQQSMYCPKCEQNDGGRTETGRCEHCQKCVLDKTQSRNVILQCQYCQKYFTDRKKQIRHIRYHTKEKTLQCEFCQKTFAWKSALIKHMRTHTNEKPFHCGYCQTSFAHESSLTKHTRTHTKEKPYQCEYFQMPFTLKNHIGTHTNEKPFQCLVCQKTFAYQVSLTNHIRTHTKERPYQCEYCHKCFADRNTCKQHINTHTKEKVFKCEICQKTFVWKRSLTNHIRTHTKEKPYQCEFCEKRFIQQSNLKSHIRTHTKEKPYQCEYCQKCFADSSTHKQHVRTHTKEKPYRCEYCQKCSADRSTHKRHVRTHSKEKPYQCEYCQKCFATYSNHKQHINSHMKPFQCEICEKHFAQQSSLKLHIRTHTKEKPYQCEYCGKCFANSNNFKTHINTHTKEKTFQCEICHKTFTRKSTLKIHMSSHIKDHIKPHEEV encoded by the coding sequence ATGATTCAAAGGAGGACGGAGATGATGATTAAACCATTTACTTGCTCATATTGTGGAATATACTTTCACTCCTTTGATGGATTGAAGAGCCATGTTGGTAGGCATCGGATGAAGTATGACAGGCTTAATGTCAGAAGGCAGCAGAGTATGTACTGTCCAAAATGTGAACAAAATGATGGCGGTCGTACAGAGACAGGCAGATGTGAACATTGTCAGAAATGTGTTTTAGATAAAACTCAAAGCAGAAATGTCATCTTACAGTGCCAGTATTGTCAGAAGTATTTCACAGACAGAAAAAAACAGATAAGGCACATCAGATATCACACAAAAGAAAAGACCTTGCAATGTGAGTTTTGTCAAAAAACCTTTGCATGGAAAAGTGCTCTTATAAAACACATGAGAACTCACACAAATGAAAAGCCTTTTCACTGTGGATATTGTCAGACGTCTTTCGCACATGAAAGCAGTCTTACAAAACAcaccagaactcacacaaaagagaagCCATATCAATGTGAATATTTTCAGATGCCTTTCACACTTAAAAACCACATCGGAACTCACACAAATGAAAAGCCATTTCAGTGTTTggtttgtcagaaaacgtttgcATATCAGGTTAGTCTTACaaaccacatcagaactcacacaaaagagagaccctatcagtgtgaatattgtcataaATGCTTTGCAGACCGCAATACTTGTAAACAGCACATCAACACTCACACAAAAGAAAAGGTCTTCAAGTGTGAGATTTGTCAGAAGACTTTTGTATGGAAAAGATCTCTTACAAACCACAttagaactcacacaaaagagaaaccctatcagtgtgagttttgtgaaaaacgttttatacaacaGAGCAATCTTAAAAGCCACataagaactcacaccaaagagaaaccttatcagtgtgaatattgccagaaatgctttgcaGACAGCAGTACTCATAAACAACAtgtcagaactcacacaaaagaaaagCCATATCGGTGTGAATATTGCCAGAAATGCTCTGCAGACAGGAGTACTCATAAACGACATGTCAGAACTCACTCAAAagaaaaaccctatcagtgtgaatattgccagaaatgttttgcaacTTATAGTAACCATAAACAACACATCAACTCTCACATGAAGCCATTCCAGTGTGAGATTTGTGAGAAACATTTTGCACAGCAGAGCAGTCTTAAActccacatcagaactcacaccaaagagaaaccctatcagtgtgaatattgcggGAAATGTTTTGCTAACAGCAATAATTTTAAAACTCACATCAACACTCACACAAAAGAAAAAACCTTTCAGTGTGAGATTTGTCACAAAACGTTTACACGGAAAAGTACTCTTAAAATCCACATGAGTAGTCACATCAAAGACCACATCAAACCTCACGAAGAGGTGTGA
- the LOC140167402 gene encoding F-box only protein 47-like: MQRKMSIPIVKSTSDMYNICTTLALQRRSRRLKQKEYALELASCIQTDKLGYLAVLPTEILYHAFSFLNIQDLSILTLTSKEVRDLVMEYNDTKEGFRKLMPPVTPKPPVRIIKVCLNYEKERMVHFRDAGLLMKRSTCLNPTKDRLKKVDHFISKLQNSSRFKVLSHKSMVCYGKFISTFLRGWEEKECLRAYVSLTDVHNMTHKILTVLSRKPGYNPLLEYQIRAFFRIVLLDQCDDEEDLAMWLNFILKPFPLVHQARLLYLLYGPLCPEPQRKEMINWESMSETSLLPSPPELISSFSDFATAFRALLSHHDWNDDDVISVLEELTACPDEWMTENIARLLIECADPICMRVLTSKAINGKMQELGNIIVAFAVVRFHEQMPMSWLLHLIQQICGGMKNPQDIKAFLSSISDTFKDIMMSLPEFPDDEDDLQLHHVAVAQADFMRELLVQTFL; encoded by the exons ATGAGTATTCCTATAGTCAAGTCCACTTCAGATATGTATAATATCTGCACAACACTAGCTCTGCAGCGCCGAAGCAGAAGATTGAAACAGAAGGAATATGCCTTAGAGTTGGCTTCCTGTATCCAAACAGATAAATTAGGTTATCTGGCTGTGCTTCCTACAGAGATCCTCTACCATGCCTTCAGCTTTCTCAACA TTCAAGATCTAAGCATCCTCACATTGACATCTAAGGAGGTTAGGGACTTAGTAATGGAGTATAATGACACCAAAGAAGGCTTCAGGAAACTCATGCCTCCTGTGACACCAAAACCACCAGTCCGTATCATCAAAGTATGCCTAAACTATGAGAAGGAAAGAATGGTGCATTTCAGAGATGCAG GTTTGCTGATGAAGAGATCAACATGTTTGAACCCTACCAAAGACAGATTGAAGAAAGTGGATCACTTCATTTCAAAG CTCCAGAATTCATCTCGTTTCAAGGTTCTATCGCACAAATCTATGGTCTGCTATGGCAAATTTATCAGTACATTTCTCCGAGGATGGGAAGAGAAGGAATGTCTTCGAGCCTATGTATCTCTCACTGATGTACACAACATGACACACAAAATCT TGACAGTTCTGTCAAGAAAGCCAGGATACAACCCCCTCTTGGAGTACCAAATCCGTGCCTTCTTTCGTATTGTACTACTTGACCAatgtgatgatgaagaagatctGGCTATGTGGCTCAACTTCATCCTCAAACCATTTCCTTTAGTGCATCAGGCAAGACTCCTGTATCTGCTTTATGGACCACTGTGCCCTGAACCTCAAAGAAAAG AGATGATCAATTGGGAGAGCATGTCAGAAACATCACTACTTCCAAGTCCACCAGAGTTGATATCATCCTTCAGTGATTTTGCTACAGCATTCAGAGCTCTCCTCAGTCACCATGACtggaatgatgatgatgttatcagTGTACTTGAGGAACTTACAG CTTGCCCAGATGAGTGGATGACAGAGAACATTGCCAGGTTACTGATTGAGTGTGCTGACCCCATCTGTATGAGGGTCTTAACTAGCAAAGCTATCAATGGAAAGATGcaggaacttggaaatattattgTTGCATTTGCTGTG GTACGGTTCCATGAACAGATGCCAATGTCTTGGCTACTGCATCTGATTCAACAGATCTGTGGTGGCATGAAGAATCCACAAGACATCAAAGCATTTCTAAGCTCTATCTCGGATACTTTCAAAGACATCATGATGTCATTACCTGAATTTCCCGATGATG AAGATGATTTACAGCTGCATCATGTTGCTGTGGCACAAGCAGACTTCATGAGGGAACTCTTAGTGCAGACATTCTTATAA